One genomic segment of Bacteroides caccae includes these proteins:
- a CDS encoding response regulator — protein MYRLFGIFAILTLLCISSTSGHDINYQFTSISVAEGLSQSTAQSILLDKKGKLWIGTKNGLNSYTGQNLKIFKSHPNDRYSLPSNHIIHLTQDSLNDIWISTRQGMVRYDETHGNFIPFNHDIIYSSLCINGGVLFGSENRIYKYDYQKRSFKAVCINPKGATDSDITKYRVQRIIAVSPKEVLIVTRRDGIYILNYPNMQLKRFFSCPNNILQGACLASNGYIYLSFWGQGLFCYEKTGKLIKQYTSNNSGLTNNYVLDIIEKKGYLWLATDGGGINRLELRNEKFSNLYHIAGDENSLPVNSITVLYKDSNECLWAGSVRGGVFNIKESYIRTYKDCPLGYNNGLSEKSVTSFYEEANGKLWIGTDGGGINLYDPQTGNFKHFSSTYGDKVISIAPVSEKELMVSVYTKGLFLFEKNTGIYRPFVIINDSINFRQCFYGYLPRAHRVTENKIYILSKELWVYNINNKKFSPIKNENNYQLQASVIAYCDKKISLAMNGNKVFRIINKNDSIDLLFQLDEKEVISAIDYDGINKIWVGTTTGMGYYDIKEKRYFKIRSQLFNDITALRYEPSSERIWICAQNQLFSYCIKENRFIQWNRSDGFYPNEIIFTYQQRAEKNSQYLYFGGIEGLVRINTDIPEPNEPDPEIALYSIELNGQPYTSGIDTQNIKVPWEHNALALRVYIKNKDIFQRVPFRYIIKGNVDKIIESYNPILDLSNLSTGKYRIEVACMTKDGNYTTPILLTNIHITPPWYKTDWFIILCCISLIGGGIAGIFIFNIKKEAKIQKRLKEYRQYLNEKRIDFLIHINHELRTPLTLIYAPLKRLMDKSEMQGLPQHLIPQLQLLFNQAQHMREIVDMVLDWSSLEADYNKLKIQKTQLNEWVTEVIKDYMNEAKEKEICIQLQIDPNIEEVWFDKQKCQTVLSNLLMNALKFSKANSNITVSTQRLENTVRISVIDEGSGIEDSDMANLFTKFHKGNHKERGSGFGLYYAKTIMEMHGGLIRAYNNTNKGATFYLELPLLNTNKKEESAHLQQKGSPLPSSIQDTHFDCTGKTVLIVEDEKELREYLISSLTEFFKKVYAADNAVSALEICQKKQPSIIISDVMMPQMDGFELCRQIKNNIQISHIPVILLTARYDQTGITTGYKSGADAYIPKPFDLDSLKIVIGNILKNREKIHNQYISINQSTSLQTLTNSKADEDFMTKINIIIHENLSDEEFSVQQLADLMTISRSSLYNKIKIITGLGVNDYINRLRIEKAISLLTNTNLNINEISSEVGFTYPRYFSSTFKQMKGMTPKQFREENRMK, from the coding sequence ATGTACAGGTTATTTGGTATATTCGCAATATTAACACTACTTTGCATATCATCTACATCAGGTCATGACATAAATTACCAGTTTACGTCTATTTCCGTAGCGGAAGGATTGTCTCAATCTACCGCCCAATCCATACTTTTAGATAAGAAAGGGAAATTATGGATAGGAACAAAAAATGGTCTGAATTCTTATACGGGACAAAATCTGAAAATATTCAAAAGCCACCCCAACGACAGATATTCCTTACCAAGCAATCACATTATACATTTAACCCAAGATTCCCTTAACGACATATGGATATCTACCAGACAAGGTATGGTTAGATATGATGAGACACACGGGAATTTTATTCCCTTCAATCATGATATCATCTATTCTTCCTTATGCATAAATGGAGGAGTACTTTTCGGAAGTGAGAATCGAATATACAAATATGATTACCAAAAACGCTCTTTTAAAGCAGTATGCATCAACCCCAAAGGTGCTACGGACAGTGACATTACCAAATATAGGGTACAAAGAATTATAGCAGTTTCCCCAAAGGAGGTGCTAATCGTCACCAGAAGGGATGGAATATATATATTGAATTACCCCAATATGCAATTAAAGCGTTTTTTCTCTTGTCCAAACAATATTTTGCAAGGAGCATGTCTGGCTTCAAACGGATACATATATTTATCTTTTTGGGGACAAGGCCTGTTTTGTTATGAGAAAACAGGAAAACTTATAAAACAATATACGAGCAACAACTCCGGATTGACAAACAATTATGTATTGGATATAATAGAAAAGAAAGGATATCTATGGTTAGCAACTGATGGCGGAGGAATAAATCGCCTGGAACTACGCAATGAAAAATTCTCTAACCTCTATCATATTGCCGGAGATGAAAATTCACTCCCTGTCAATTCTATTACTGTATTATATAAGGATAGCAACGAATGTTTATGGGCGGGAAGTGTTAGAGGAGGAGTTTTCAATATCAAAGAAAGTTACATACGTACTTATAAAGACTGTCCTTTAGGATATAATAATGGATTGAGCGAAAAATCTGTGACGAGTTTTTACGAGGAAGCTAATGGAAAGTTATGGATTGGTACGGACGGAGGCGGAATAAACTTGTATGATCCTCAAACGGGAAACTTCAAGCACTTCTCGTCTACCTATGGGGATAAAGTGATTTCCATAGCCCCAGTATCAGAAAAAGAACTAATGGTATCTGTTTACACAAAGGGACTTTTCCTGTTTGAAAAAAACACAGGTATTTATCGACCGTTTGTGATAATAAACGACAGTATTAACTTCAGGCAGTGCTTTTACGGATATCTTCCACGCGCTCACCGAGTGACAGAAAACAAAATATATATACTTAGTAAGGAGCTATGGGTATATAATATAAATAATAAAAAATTCTCTCCAATCAAAAATGAGAACAATTATCAATTACAAGCCTCGGTCATAGCCTACTGTGACAAAAAGATATCCTTGGCAATGAATGGAAACAAAGTATTCCGAATCATTAACAAGAATGACAGCATTGATCTTCTTTTTCAATTGGACGAGAAAGAAGTTATCAGTGCGATTGATTACGACGGAATAAATAAGATATGGGTGGGAACAACAACAGGAATGGGATATTATGATATAAAAGAGAAAAGATATTTTAAAATCAGGTCACAGTTATTCAATGATATTACCGCCCTCCGTTATGAGCCTTCTTCAGAAAGGATATGGATCTGTGCACAAAACCAACTATTTTCTTACTGCATAAAAGAAAACAGATTTATTCAATGGAACAGAAGCGACGGATTTTATCCCAATGAAATAATATTTACTTATCAACAACGGGCTGAAAAAAACAGCCAATATCTTTACTTTGGTGGCATAGAAGGACTGGTCCGAATAAACACAGACATCCCAGAGCCTAATGAACCAGATCCGGAAATAGCACTTTACAGCATAGAACTTAACGGGCAACCGTATACATCCGGTATAGACACCCAAAATATAAAAGTTCCATGGGAACATAATGCACTCGCCCTACGGGTATATATTAAAAATAAAGATATTTTCCAGCGAGTTCCATTCCGATATATCATAAAAGGAAATGTTGATAAGATAATCGAATCATATAATCCGATATTGGATCTTTCCAACCTATCTACCGGTAAATACCGCATCGAAGTAGCATGTATGACAAAAGACGGAAATTATACCACTCCTATCCTTCTCACAAATATCCATATTACCCCACCATGGTATAAAACAGACTGGTTTATAATATTATGTTGTATTAGCCTTATAGGAGGGGGTATTGCAGGAATATTCATTTTTAATATAAAAAAGGAAGCAAAAATACAAAAGAGACTAAAAGAATACAGACAATATCTGAATGAAAAGAGGATAGATTTCCTCATTCACATAAATCACGAATTACGTACTCCCTTAACATTGATTTATGCCCCACTAAAACGTCTCATGGACAAAAGTGAGATGCAAGGATTACCTCAGCATCTGATACCACAATTACAACTACTATTCAACCAAGCACAACACATGAGGGAAATAGTAGATATGGTGTTGGACTGGAGCAGTTTGGAGGCAGACTATAATAAATTGAAAATACAAAAAACTCAATTGAACGAATGGGTAACCGAGGTTATCAAAGACTATATGAATGAGGCAAAAGAAAAAGAGATATGCATACAATTACAAATAGATCCCAACATAGAGGAGGTATGGTTTGACAAACAAAAGTGTCAAACAGTACTATCAAACTTACTGATGAATGCACTAAAATTCAGTAAGGCAAACAGCAATATAACAGTAAGCACGCAACGTCTTGAAAACACAGTCAGAATATCTGTTATAGACGAAGGAAGCGGTATAGAAGATTCGGATATGGCAAATCTCTTCACTAAATTCCACAAAGGTAATCACAAAGAGCGAGGAAGTGGATTCGGATTATATTATGCCAAAACAATAATGGAAATGCACGGGGGGCTTATAAGGGCCTATAATAATACAAACAAAGGAGCTACATTCTATTTGGAGCTGCCATTGCTCAATACAAATAAAAAAGAAGAATCCGCCCATTTACAGCAAAAAGGCTCTCCTCTCCCTTCTAGCATCCAAGATACACATTTCGATTGTACCGGAAAGACTGTGCTTATTGTAGAGGACGAAAAGGAGTTAAGGGAATATCTCATAAGTTCTTTAACTGAGTTCTTTAAGAAAGTTTATGCGGCAGACAATGCAGTCTCTGCCTTAGAAATCTGTCAGAAGAAACAGCCTTCTATTATTATTAGTGACGTGATGATGCCGCAAATGGATGGTTTTGAATTATGCCGTCAGATAAAAAACAACATCCAGATAAGCCATATCCCTGTAATACTGTTAACAGCACGTTATGACCAGACAGGGATAACAACCGGATATAAATCCGGAGCTGATGCTTACATCCCCAAACCATTTGATCTAGACTCTCTAAAGATCGTCATCGGAAATATTTTAAAAAATAGAGAGAAAATACACAATCAATACATATCTATCAACCAGTCGACTTCTCTCCAGACTTTAACAAACAGTAAAGCAGATGAGGATTTCATGACAAAAATAAATATAATTATACATGAAAACCTATCTGACGAAGAATTCTCCGTCCAGCAATTGGCAGATCTCATGACAATTAGCCGTTCTTCTTTATACAACAAGATAAAAATTATAACAGGTTTGGGAGTCAATGACTATATAAACAGATTACGTATCGAAAAAGCGATCTCACTGCTTACCAATACAAATTTAAACATAAATGAAATAAGCAGTGAAGTGGGTTTTACTTATCCCCGATATTTTAGTTCAACATTCAAACAAATGAAAGGAATGACTCCCAAACAATTTAGAGAGGAGAATCGTATGAAATAA
- a CDS encoding HU family DNA-binding protein, whose protein sequence is MAILFDWYENPKPSDKEQGEKTLHPRLKYNGSIGTDVLSRRIQERCSLTETDVTAVLDALSHIMGQELANGRQVHLDGIGYFRPCLTSTEPVTIDTKRKATKVKLKAIQFRADQTLKNEFGILKVKSLKGGLDFSQLTNEEIDRKLTKYFQTHPFMRRCDFQDLCRMTRSTAMRHIRRLRDEGKLKNEGGVMQPIYVPGNGYYTNNKHVTD, encoded by the coding sequence ATGGCAATATTATTTGACTGGTATGAAAACCCCAAGCCTTCGGACAAAGAACAAGGAGAAAAGACACTGCACCCACGTCTAAAATATAACGGTTCGATAGGAACCGACGTATTGAGCCGACGCATTCAAGAACGTTGTTCGCTGACAGAAACGGACGTCACAGCTGTACTCGACGCCCTTTCACATATCATGGGACAGGAATTGGCAAACGGACGGCAAGTACATCTGGACGGTATCGGTTATTTTCGCCCTTGCCTGACCAGTACGGAACCCGTAACGATAGATACCAAACGAAAGGCTACCAAAGTAAAATTGAAAGCGATCCAGTTTCGTGCCGATCAGACATTGAAAAATGAATTTGGGATACTGAAAGTAAAAAGTCTCAAAGGCGGGCTCGACTTCTCCCAACTGACGAACGAAGAAATAGACCGGAAACTGACGAAATACTTCCAAACACACCCATTCATGCGGAGATGTGACTTCCAAGACCTCTGCAGAATGACAAGAAGCACGGCAATGCGACATATCCGGCGGCTACGTGACGAAGGAAAACTGAAAAATGAGGGTGGAGTGATGCAACCGATTTATGTACCAGGAAACGGTTATTATACTAATAATAAACATGTTACAGATTAA
- a CDS encoding cation:proton antiporter, with protein MDWIGLDLTFPITDPTWIFLLVLLIILFAPILLNKLRIPHIIGMILAGLAVGEHGFNILARDSSFELFGKVGLYYIMFLAGLEMNMGDFKETRNKALVLGLLAFIVPIGIGFVANVSYLKYGVITSVLLASMYASHTLVAYPIVTRFGVSRHRSVSIAVGGTAVTDTLTLLVLAVIGGLFKGETGGFFWLWLVVKVIFLGGLIIYFFPRIGRWFFHRYNDHVMQFIFVLAMVFLGAGLMEFVGMEGILGAFLAGLVLNRLIPHVSPLMNHLEFVGNALFIPYFLIGVGMLINLRVIFGHGDALKVAAVMIVMALTGKWIACWFTQKIYRMSVLERNMMYGLSNAQAAATLAAVLVGYNIILPGGERLLNDDVLNGTVLLILVTCVVSSLITERAAKKLAMDDSEPGKESSTETEKILVSLANPDTIEDMMNLSLVIRDTKLKDNLLALHVINDDSTSDNLRMRSKRYLEKAAMTTTAANVSLKQLTRYDLNIASGIIHSVKENEVTSIITGLHRKANITDSYFGMLAGNLLKGLNCEIIISKFLIPVNTIKRIVIAVPPKAEYESGFPRWLEHFCRMGSTLGCRVHFFANEQTTARLQTWIKKRHKQVLTDFSLLEDWNDLLVLTGQVSYDHLLVIISARPGTISYDNSFEKLPRQLGKYFSNNSLIVLYPNQSGEPLDSSFFSKLYTDTETRHYEKVGKWVYKWFKKS; from the coding sequence ATGGATTGGATTGGCCTTGATTTAACATTCCCTATTACCGACCCTACATGGATATTTCTCCTTGTACTTCTCATTATACTGTTTGCCCCTATTTTATTGAACAAGTTGCGCATCCCGCATATCATCGGTATGATTCTGGCGGGACTGGCTGTGGGTGAACATGGATTCAACATTCTGGCACGCGACAGCAGTTTCGAATTATTCGGAAAAGTGGGACTGTATTATATCATGTTCCTGGCCGGTCTGGAAATGAACATGGGAGATTTCAAAGAGACACGGAACAAGGCGTTAGTCCTGGGGCTGCTCGCTTTTATTGTACCTATCGGAATCGGATTCGTTGCCAATGTGTCTTATCTGAAATATGGTGTAATCACATCCGTACTGCTAGCCAGTATGTATGCCTCACATACCCTGGTGGCTTATCCCATTGTCACCCGTTTCGGGGTGTCACGTCATCGTAGCGTAAGCATTGCGGTAGGAGGAACGGCAGTGACGGACACACTCACATTGTTGGTGTTGGCTGTCATAGGCGGTTTGTTCAAAGGAGAGACCGGTGGTTTCTTCTGGTTATGGCTGGTAGTAAAAGTGATTTTCCTGGGTGGACTAATTATCTATTTCTTCCCGCGTATCGGCCGCTGGTTCTTTCACCGCTACAATGACCATGTGATGCAGTTCATTTTCGTCCTTGCCATGGTCTTTCTTGGAGCAGGACTCATGGAGTTCGTAGGAATGGAAGGAATTTTGGGGGCTTTCCTCGCAGGATTGGTACTGAACCGACTCATTCCACACGTTTCTCCGTTGATGAATCATCTGGAGTTCGTCGGGAATGCGCTTTTCATTCCTTACTTTCTTATCGGAGTGGGAATGTTGATCAACCTGCGTGTTATCTTCGGACACGGAGATGCGCTGAAGGTGGCCGCCGTAATGATTGTAATGGCACTGACGGGCAAGTGGATTGCCTGCTGGTTCACGCAAAAGATATACAGGATGTCCGTTCTCGAACGAAACATGATGTACGGATTGAGTAATGCACAGGCGGCAGCTACATTGGCGGCGGTATTGGTCGGATATAATATTATCCTGCCCGGCGGCGAACGTCTGTTGAATGATGATGTACTGAATGGGACGGTTCTGCTGATCCTCGTTACTTGCGTAGTCAGTTCCCTGATAACCGAACGAGCGGCCAAGAAACTGGCCATGGATGATTCGGAACCGGGAAAAGAGTCTTCAACGGAAACTGAAAAGATTTTGGTATCTCTTGCCAATCCAGACACCATTGAAGACATGATGAACCTTTCTTTAGTGATACGTGATACGAAACTAAAGGACAATCTTCTGGCACTGCACGTTATCAACGACGACAGCACTTCCGATAACCTGAGAATGCGAAGTAAACGCTACTTGGAAAAAGCGGCCATGACAACAACAGCAGCCAATGTTTCGCTGAAACAGCTGACCCGCTATGACTTGAATATTGCTTCCGGCATCATCCACTCTGTGAAAGAGAATGAAGTAACGAGTATCATCACCGGGCTGCACCGCAAAGCGAATATCACTGATTCATATTTCGGAATGCTTGCCGGAAACCTGCTGAAAGGATTAAATTGCGAGATTATTATCTCTAAATTCCTGATACCGGTCAATACGATAAAGCGAATCGTTATTGCCGTCCCTCCGAAAGCGGAATATGAATCCGGCTTTCCACGTTGGTTGGAGCATTTCTGCCGAATGGGAAGCACGCTCGGATGTCGTGTGCATTTCTTTGCAAACGAACAGACAACCGCCCGCCTGCAAACGTGGATAAAGAAAAGACATAAACAGGTACTGACGGATTTCTCTCTTTTAGAGGACTGGAACGATTTACTGGTACTGACAGGGCAAGTAAGCTACGACCATCTGTTAGTCATTATCAGCGCCCGTCCCGGAACGATTTCTTATGACAACTCGTTTGAGAAATTGCCGAGACAATTAGGAAAATATTTCTCTAATAATAGCCTGATTGTGTTATATCCCAATCAATCGGGTGAACCACTGGACAGTTCTTTCTTCTCCAAGCTATACACCGATACTGAAACCCGACACTATGAGAAAGTGGGCAAATGGGTTTACAAATGGTTCAAAAAGAGTTGA
- a CDS encoding SGNH/GDSL hydrolase family protein translates to MKKFLFSGIIACLIGFCLSCTTTEDSAGLQMRAGLPNFNYKIQKNEPVSVVFLGGSITNHQGYRVQITDWLKQQYSNVQFTSINSGIGGTGSDLGVFRTERDVLQYHPDLVFVEFAVNDAKTDSLVIAHSMEGIVRKIWHHNPHTDICFLYTLNEPMLDDLKAGKNYRSVRYMETVADYYDIPSVNFADDVLELLNEDKLVFKGDSKKEYSGKIVFTNDGTHPTYDGGHPIYTKTLSRSLLQMNKAQEKAHALKAPLYPGNYEKAKMIPVTEFEHSEGWKLLSKDDKAFSNFQGDQKALPVVLESSDSEDFVKVHFKGIRVGVFDLIGPSSGGMTVEIDQNDPSYIRRFDKYCGDRNRTNYCLFESLNEEEHTIIIRPDNRRFEKAEIYKMNPKRIKETEYFNEFNTYLGYILLVGDIIQN, encoded by the coding sequence ATGAAGAAATTTTTATTTAGTGGAATTATAGCTTGTCTTATCGGGTTTTGTTTGAGTTGTACTACAACAGAAGACTCTGCAGGGTTACAGATGCGTGCAGGACTTCCTAATTTTAATTATAAGATACAAAAGAATGAACCCGTATCTGTCGTTTTTTTGGGTGGAAGTATAACAAATCATCAAGGATATAGAGTGCAGATTACTGATTGGCTCAAGCAACAATATAGTAATGTACAGTTTACGTCAATAAATTCCGGAATTGGTGGGACCGGATCCGATTTGGGTGTGTTCCGTACAGAACGGGACGTGTTGCAGTATCATCCGGATTTGGTATTTGTCGAATTTGCTGTGAATGATGCCAAAACTGACTCCTTGGTGATCGCTCATTCCATGGAAGGAATTGTGCGTAAGATCTGGCATCATAATCCGCATACGGATATATGTTTTCTCTATACGCTAAATGAACCAATGTTGGATGACTTGAAAGCAGGAAAGAATTACCGTTCTGTGCGGTATATGGAGACAGTAGCAGACTATTATGATATTCCGTCTGTTAATTTTGCCGATGATGTTCTGGAATTGTTGAATGAGGATAAGTTGGTTTTTAAAGGAGATTCAAAAAAGGAGTATAGTGGTAAGATTGTGTTTACGAATGATGGGACACATCCTACTTATGATGGCGGACATCCTATATATACAAAGACACTGAGCCGCTCCCTGTTACAAATGAACAAGGCGCAGGAAAAGGCACATGCATTGAAAGCTCCGTTGTATCCGGGTAATTATGAGAAAGCTAAAATGATTCCCGTAACAGAGTTTGAACATTCCGAAGGTTGGAAACTACTCTCGAAAGATGATAAAGCCTTTTCAAATTTTCAGGGAGACCAAAAAGCATTGCCGGTTGTTCTGGAATCCTCGGATTCGGAAGATTTTGTGAAAGTACATTTTAAGGGAATTCGAGTTGGGGTGTTTGACTTAATCGGACCTTCATCCGGAGGAATGACAGTAGAGATAGATCAGAATGATCCTTCCTATATCCGTAGGTTTGATAAATATTGCGGAGATCGTAATCGTACTAATTATTGTCTGTTTGAGTCCTTGAATGAAGAAGAACATACAATTATTATTCGTCCGGACAATAGACGTTTTGAGAAGGCGGAAATCTACAAGATGAATCCGAAGCGAATAAAGGAAACTGAATATTTCAATGAGTTTAATACCTATCTCGGCTATATTCTTTTAGTGGGTGATATTATACAAAATTAA
- a CDS encoding glycoside hydrolase family 3 protein, whose product MKNSFLIVTATLLVSVFFSCTKERVTAGSVNEVYEFQSVDSTWKLLTLREKIGQTMLMLPDRKKELDLGDGSLDVYFKRYPVTGYFMGWKLFTGVPEEERVDFVRSSVEEYQKASELPLLFQQDYESGVGLQGMTPFPKEMALGAANSPELAYKYGKSVALECRSLGINWVLHPVADLNMNPLNPIVNTRSVSDNPEKAVCLLSEQIKGLQDNSVAATIKHFPGDGVDYRDQHLMTTVNSLSEEMWKQYHGKVFAELIKKGVACIMPGHITLPFYQKEKINGYLPPATLSHELLTGLLKKEMHFNGVVVSDAMTMAGFRGWYKNDLEGQVASFLAGVDILLWPSYEYMDTVEVRIQRGEIPMERLDDAVRRVWAMKERFGLLNKNRELIRPVSAEEKAEIREAAKEITERSITLVRDEDHKLPLSLEKDKKLLLVAVTPVAHKGNDRDFKRLQNLRDEFVKNGFEVDFRRNILYEDQGWQDNATEVYDKVIFLVARNTHTPFGPLQLWDDEAQSVWAANSMDKSKVIVISLGSPYIGNEYFERVKTYINTYSNDASTHSALLRILLGQLPFKGKSPVNLEHKLFTF is encoded by the coding sequence ATGAAAAACTCTTTTTTAATAGTTACTGCTACATTGCTTGTATCCGTGTTCTTTTCTTGTACAAAAGAAAGAGTGACAGCCGGTTCGGTTAATGAGGTTTATGAATTTCAGTCGGTAGATTCCACTTGGAAACTTTTGACTTTGCGTGAAAAGATAGGGCAGACAATGTTAATGCTACCTGATCGCAAGAAAGAATTGGATTTGGGAGACGGCTCATTGGACGTGTACTTCAAACGTTACCCGGTTACAGGTTATTTTATGGGGTGGAAGTTGTTTACAGGAGTTCCGGAGGAAGAGCGGGTTGATTTTGTGCGTAGTTCTGTCGAGGAATATCAAAAAGCATCAGAGCTTCCTTTATTGTTTCAACAGGATTATGAATCGGGAGTAGGACTTCAAGGGATGACTCCTTTTCCGAAAGAGATGGCACTGGGAGCCGCAAATTCTCCGGAATTAGCTTATAAATATGGTAAAAGTGTAGCATTAGAATGTCGTTCGTTGGGTATAAACTGGGTGTTACATCCTGTTGCAGATTTAAATATGAATCCATTGAATCCTATTGTAAATACACGTTCAGTTTCGGATAATCCGGAAAAAGCGGTTTGTTTGTTGTCCGAACAGATAAAGGGGTTGCAAGATAACTCTGTTGCCGCTACAATCAAACATTTTCCGGGAGATGGGGTTGATTATCGTGATCAGCATTTGATGACAACTGTCAATTCCTTGTCTGAAGAAATGTGGAAGCAATATCATGGAAAAGTGTTTGCCGAGTTGATTAAAAAAGGAGTTGCATGTATCATGCCCGGACATATAACTTTACCTTTCTATCAGAAAGAAAAGATAAATGGTTATCTGCCTCCGGCAACTTTATCCCATGAGCTATTAACCGGGTTATTGAAAAAAGAAATGCATTTTAACGGGGTTGTGGTATCGGACGCGATGACAATGGCAGGTTTCCGGGGCTGGTATAAAAATGATTTGGAAGGGCAAGTTGCCAGCTTTTTAGCCGGGGTAGATATATTGTTGTGGCCTTCTTACGAATACATGGATACGGTAGAAGTACGGATTCAACGTGGTGAAATTCCAATGGAACGGTTGGACGATGCTGTTCGCCGTGTTTGGGCAATGAAAGAACGTTTTGGGTTATTAAATAAAAACAGGGAGTTGATACGTCCTGTCTCAGCAGAAGAAAAAGCTGAAATACGGGAAGCTGCCAAAGAGATAACAGAGCGTTCCATAACTTTAGTACGGGATGAAGATCATAAGTTACCACTTTCTTTGGAAAAAGATAAAAAGCTGTTATTGGTGGCTGTAACTCCCGTAGCTCATAAAGGTAACGACCGTGACTTTAAGCGATTACAGAATTTGCGGGATGAGTTTGTGAAGAATGGTTTTGAGGTTGATTTCCGCCGTAATATACTTTATGAAGATCAAGGTTGGCAGGATAATGCGACTGAAGTGTATGATAAAGTAATCTTTCTGGTAGCACGGAATACTCATACTCCATTTGGCCCGCTCCAATTATGGGACGATGAGGCTCAGTCCGTATGGGCTGCCAATTCTATGGACAAAAGTAAAGTGATTGTTATTTCATTAGGTAGTCCTTACATTGGAAATGAATATTTTGAACGTGTCAAGACTTATATAAATACTTATTCGAATGATGCTTCCACTCATTCTGCTTTATTACGGATATTGTTGGGACAGCTTCCGTTCAAAGGTAAGTCACCGGTCAACTTGGAGCATAAACTGTTTACATTTTAA